Proteins co-encoded in one Pelodiscus sinensis isolate JC-2024 chromosome 9, ASM4963464v1, whole genome shotgun sequence genomic window:
- the EXTL2 gene encoding exostosin-like 2, whose translation MRCHHICKLPGRVMGIRLLHFSSVVILVLLLVAGALMALLPNIKDDKMPNLQRESKSQSQSALDSFTLVMQTYNRTDLLLKLLNHYQAIPHLHKVIVVWNNVGEKIPEEMWNSLGPHPVPVIFKVQTVNRMRNRLQIFHELETKAVLMMDDDTLVSAYDLAFAFSVWQQFPDQIVGFVPRKHVSTPSGIYSYGSFELQTSGFGNGDQYSMILIGAAFFHSGYLELFQKQPDAVRALIDETQNCDDIVMNFLVAKHTGKPSGVFVKPVDIRNLEKETNSGYSGMWHRAEHLLQRSYCLNKLVNIYDSMPLKYSNIMISQFGFPNYANHKTKM comes from the exons ATGAG ATGTCATCACATCTGTAAGCTACCAGGAAGAGTTATGGGAATCCGACTACTTCACTTTTCTTCTGTGGTGATCCTTGTCCTACTCCTTGTAGCAGGTGCTTTAATGGCTTTGCTTCCTAACATTAAAGATGACAAAATGCCCAATTTGCAAAGAGAATCAAAATCCCAGAGCCAATCTGCCTTGGATTCATTTACTCTTGTCATGCAGACATACAATAGAACTGATTTATTGCTGAAGCTCTTAAATCATTATCAAGCCATCCCCCATCTACATAAAGTGATCGTTGTGTGGAATAATGTTGGCGAGAAGATACCAGAGGAAATGTGGAATTCCCTGGGACCCCATCCCGTACCTGTTATCTTCAAAGTGCAGACAGTGAATCGCATGAGGAACAGACTCCAGATTTTCCATGAACTGGAAACAAAAG ctgTTTTAATGATGGATGATGACACACTGGTTAGTGCCTATGATCTTGCATTTGCCTTCTCTGTTTGGCAG CAATTTCCAGATCAAATAGTGGGATTTGTTCCTAGAAAGCATGTTTCCACTCCTTCAGGTATTTACAGTTATGGCAGCTTTGAACTGCAGACCTCTGGATTTGGAAATGGGGATCAGTATTCCATGATTCTCATAGGAGCAGCATTCTTCCACAGTGGATACCTCGAACTCTTTCAAAAGCAGCCTGATGCTGTTCGTGCTTTGATAGATGAAACTCAAAACTGTGATGATATTGTCATGAATTTTTTAGTGGCAAAGCATACTGGAAAGCCTTCAGGAGTGTTTGTGAAGCCTGTTGACATAAGGAATTTAGAAAAAGAGACTAACAGTGGCTATTCTGGAATGTGGCACCGAGCAGAGCACTTGCTCCAAAGATCTTACTGTCTAAATAAATTGGTTAATATTTATGACAGCATGCCCTTAAAATATTCTAACATTATGATTTCCCAGTTTGGTTTCCCTAATTATGCCAATCACAAGACTAAAATGTGA